A genomic region of Solanum dulcamara chromosome 2, daSolDulc1.2, whole genome shotgun sequence contains the following coding sequences:
- the LOC129880487 gene encoding uncharacterized protein LOC129880487 has translation MEDKSIPFESSHSASNTDNNHGWQKVTYLKKQKKKQQKPSDSGKVITNGTAIPGADNVFKSLEKQSDERRKRIAAQTAAMYAVGDASVRSAMKHRSDDEDEDSDAEGAIGGAENGVAGEKKKEKVKKPKKPKVTVAEAAAKIDAADLEVFLADITVSYESQQEIQLMRFADYFGRSFAAVAGSQFPWLKLFRESPISKITDVPVSHLPEPVYKTSVDWINQRSLEALASFVLWGLDSILVDLAAQLAGSKGAKKGGQQTSSKSQVAMFLVLAMVLRRKPDVLITILPTLCESSKYQGQDKFIVIAWMIVQACQGDLCVGLYLWAHHTLPLVGGKSGSNPQMRDLILQVVERILSAPKARTILVNGAVRKGERLMPPSSLDLLLRVTFPAPSARVKATERFEAVYPTLKEVALAGSPGSKGMKQVSQQILLLAVKAVGRGNPELSREATNIFNWCLTQSADCYKQWDKIYLDNIEASDAVLRKLTEEWKELSRRQSSVEALKETLKSFRQKNEKSLTCGVDAHQSHFRDADKYCKMLLARLSRGHGCLKGIGVVFLVMAVGGAIVSQNMEVWDWNKFSVLLNAPQS, from the exons atGGAAGATAAATCCATTCCATTCGAATCAAGTCACTCTGCATCAAACACTGATAACAATCACGGATGGCAAAAGGTGACATACCTGAAGAAGCAGAAAAAAAAGCAGCAAAAACCGTCGGATTCAGGAAAGGTAATCACCAACGGAACCGCCATTCCCGGCGCCGATAATGTGTTTAAGTCGCTTGAGAAGCAGTCAGACGAACGCCGCAAGAGAATTGCGGCTCAGACGGCTGCAATGTACGCCGTTGGCGATGCTTCGGTTAGATCGGCAATGAAACACCGGTCGGACGATGAAGATGAGGATAGCGATGCTGAAGGTGCTATAGGTGGTGCTGAGAATGGTGTGGCgggggagaagaagaaggagaaggtaAAAAAACCGAAGAAGCCGAAAGTTACTGTGGCTGAAGCCGCGGCAAAGATCGATGCAGCTGATCTAGAAGTTTTTCTCGCTGATATAAct GTTTCGTATGAATCTCAGCAAGAAATTCAATTGATGCGTTTTGCGGATTACTTTGGACGGTCATTTGCCGCAGTGGCTGGTTCACAATTTCCGTGGTTGAAATTGTTCAGGGAGTCCCCGATCAGTAAAATCACAGAT GTTCCTGTTTCACATCTTCCTGAACCAGTTTATAAAACATCCGTGGATTGGATCAACCAACGCTCTCTCGAGGCTCTTGCATCGTTTGTGCTGTGGGGACTGGACAGTATTCTTGTGGACTTAGCAGCCCAACTAGCAGGTTCTAAGGGCGCCAAGAAAGGTGGTCAACAAACATCGTCAAAATCTCAG GTTGCCATGTTTTTGGTTTTGGCAATGGTACTACGACGAAAGCCTGATGTTTTAATCACAATACTCCCGACGCTTTGCGAAAGCTCTAAGTATCAAGGGCAAGACAAATTTATAGTTATTGCATGGATGATAGTCCAG GCCTGTCAGGGCGATCTCTGCGTTGGATTGTACTTGTGGGCACATCATACCTTGCCTTTAGTTGGAGGAAAATCAGGTTCGAATCCGCAGATGAGGGACTTGATTTTGCAGGTGGTAGAAAG GATTCTCTCTGCACCAAAAGCTCGTACAATTTTAGTAAATGGGGCTGTTAGGAAAGGAGAGCGTCTGATGCCACCTTCATCCCTTGACCTGCTTCTACGAGTGACTTTCCCTGCTCCTTCTGCAAGAGTCAAG GCAACTGAAAGGTTTGAGGCAGTATATCCCACTCTTAAGGAGGTTGCCCTTGCTGGTTCCCCCGGAAGTAAAGGAATGAAGCAAGTTTCACAACAGATACTTCTACTAGCTGTAAAGGCAGTTGGAAGAG GTAATCCAGAACTATCTCGAGAGGCAACAAACATATTCAATTGGTGTTTGACCCAGAGCGCTGACTGTTATAAGCAGTGG GACAAGATTTACCTGGATAACATAGAAGCAAGTGATGCAGTGTTGAGAAAGCTCACCGAGGAGTGGAAGGAGTTATCGAGGAGACAGTCTTCTGTTGAGGCTTTGAAGGAGACTCTTAAGAGCTTCAGACAAAAG AATGAGAAATCATTAACTTGCGGAGTGGATGCTCACCAGTCACACTTCAGAGATGCAGACAAGTACTGTAAAATGTTGTTAGCAAGGCTGTCTCGTGGACATGGGTGTCTGAAAGGGATTGGTGTTGTTTTTTTGGTTATGGCCGTGGGAGGTGCTATTGTGTCACAGAACATGGAGGTTTGGGATTGGAACAAGTTTTCAGTTTTGCTTAATGCCCCACAGTCCTAA